A genomic region of Dreissena polymorpha isolate Duluth1 chromosome 4, UMN_Dpol_1.0, whole genome shotgun sequence contains the following coding sequences:
- the LOC127876005 gene encoding proline-rich transmembrane protein 1-like isoform X3 gives MDNKGYPQPPQAGYPGPPPPGFPQPPPGYGQQYWYPPPQQNFSAMSSNQTVVVTNQPTGGNFAVVARPRDLMVASVLACIFCFWPTGLFAIYFALQANTAVARGDMDNASRYSTMARKLMISSICVGVACIPLVITLVSTLT, from the exons ATGGATAACAAAG GATATCCCCAGCCCCCTCAAGCAGGATACCCCGGGCCACCTCCCCCGGGATTTCCACAGCCGCCCCCGGGCTACGGCCAGCAGTATTGGTATCCTCCCCCTCAACAGAACTTCAGCGCCATGTCCTCCAACCAAACTGTG GTGGTAACCAATCAGCCAACAGGCGGGAATTTCGCTGTGGTTGCTCGACCCAGGGACTTGATGGTCGCATCCGTGCTTGCATGCATCTTTTGCTTCTGGCCCACTGGACTGTTCGCCATTTACTTCGCCCTACAG GCTAATACGGCGGTTGCTAGAGGTGACATGGATAATGCCAGTCGATACTCGACGATGGCCCGGAAACTCATGATCAGCAGCATATGTGTCGGTGTGGCCTGCATACCACTTGTGATCACCCTTGTTTCGACTTTAACTTAG